A single Eriocheir sinensis breed Jianghai 21 unplaced genomic scaffold, ASM2467909v1 Scaffold54, whole genome shotgun sequence DNA region contains:
- the LOC126993003 gene encoding uncharacterized protein DDB_G0290685-like → MDLDEVSNRSCLALQCSCDHEYHKNSAVLPVEGCDLPTITAGGHQEQHSTRSQEWEDFEYEEENSQEGDDYECYEEENSQEGDDFEYYEEENSQEGDDFECYEEENSQEGDDFECYEQENSQEGDDFEYYEEENSQEGDGFEYYEEENSQEGVDYDNYEEENSQEGDDFECYEEENSQEGDDFEYYEEENSQEGDDFEYYEEENSQEGDGFEYYEEENSQEGDGFEYYEEENSQEGDGFEYYEEENSQEGDDFECYKEENSQEGDDFECYEEENSQEGDDFECYEEENSQEGDDFEYYEEENSQEGDDFECYEEENSQEWDDFECYEEENSQEGDDFECYEDESKTSEAEGCDGADHPMPAQHFQLPLRTGKKNVRSARRSFPRRRPP, encoded by the exons ATGGATCTTGATGAGGTCAGTAACAGGTCATGTCTTGCCTTACAGTGTTCCTGTGACCACGAGTACCACAAGAACAGCGCTGTGCTCCCTGTGGAAGGCTGTGACCTGCCCACCATCACGGCCGGAGGTCACCAGGAGCAACACAGCACCAGGAG ccaagaatgGGAAGACTTTGagtacgaggaggaaaacagccaagaaggggacgactatgagtgttacgaggaggaaaacagccaagaaggggacgactttgagtattacgaggaggaaaacagccaagaaggggatgactttgagtgttacgaggaggaaaacagccaagaaggggacgactttgagtgttacgagcaggaaaacagccaagaaggggATGACTTTGAGtattacgaggaggaaaacagccaagaaggggACGGCTTTGAGtattacgaggaggaaaacagccaagaaggggTCGACTATGACaattacgaggaggaaaacagccaagaaggggacgactttgagtgttacgaggaggaaaacagccaagaaggggacgactttgagtattacgaggaggaaaacagccaagaaggggacgactttgagtattacgaggaggaaaacagccaagaaggggACGGCTTTGAGtattacgaggaggaaaacagccaagaaggggACGGCTTTGAGtattacgaggaggaaaacagccaagaaggggACGGCTTTGAGtattacgaggaggaaaacagccaagaaggggATGACTTTGAGTGTTacaaggaggaaaacagccaagaaggggacgactttgagtgttacgaggaggaaaacagccaagaaggggacgactttgagtgttacgaggaggaaaacagccaagaaggggacgactttgagtattacgaggaggaaaacagccaagaaggggacgactttgagtgttacgaggaggaaaacagccaagaa tgggacgactttgagtgttacgaggaggaaaacagccaagaaggggACGACTTTGAGTGTTACGAGGACGAGAGCAAGACCAGTGAGGCGGAGGGCTGTGACGGGGCGGACCACCCCATGCCCGCCCAGCACTTCCAGCTCCCACTcagaacagggaaaaaaaatgtcCGGAGTGCAAGGAGGAGTTTTCCACGAAGAAGGCCGCCCTga